CTAGATCCCATAGTCCAGCTTATTTCAtaaatcaagtggatcatatgaAAATGAATGAAGGTGTATAGATTCGCACTTTAAAAATACCggatggaatgtttattttagCACGCTGTGTTCATGTCAACAAATCCATTTATCAAGTATGTCCCATCAAGATTAAGGTACACTCCAAAATTAAAGCAATTAAAATATTCTATTGGACACAATATATACGTTTTAGGCATGGTGTCTCATTGTTAAGCATGATGTCTCATTGTTACTCATGTGTAGTAATATATTTCTGATCGTCCCTAAAATAGCCGAAGAAAAAAGGACACGTGTGATTACACAGAAAAGAAATATCACGCGAAAGACCATTGGAGATAAAGCGCCTTTTATGAAATTACAATTGCGGTTGAGCTAGATGGACACATCATCCGATGACGAGGCATGATCGAAAAGTCTAACAGCCAGAAGTCAGTCAAAGGAAACGAACGGTTAGAAGTAGTCatgtcaaaaagaaaaagaataatataAAAGGCCAAACGTAGCAACAATTCAGCTAGTATAACGCTAAAGTAAATAAGAGAAATGGATGCAGAATATTCACGGAGCATAAAAGAACCCCACCATCTGATAATTGACTGATCATTTTCTTACAATATGTAAGTATCTGAATAGGCAACTGTTCTTCTAAGATCTCAATCATATACGATCGCAATCAACATATCTGCATATATTGGAACTTGGTGTCAAATTGTTTGGTTGAAATCGAGCCGCACATTTGGTTCTAACACGCTTAGATGCACGACGTATGACCGAAACTAAAACACGCATCAACACATTGTTATTTATTGCTTAAACTCTTGATAtctttaaccattgatttttgaaataggaaactaaaataaattacataaattgtaaaTTTTGAGCTGGCTAACATGTGAGGAGTTCATTGGGCGTAAGAACTTTATtattgattttatatcaatgacTAAGATATAGTCATGTGCCATCTAAGGTGATGAGTTAGCTATATAAAGATTCCTGATTCATATGACTGGTGGCATATACATTTAAAGTTGAAATTTAGACTTGATTCAAAGATACACAGAGTTAAGTTGAGTTGTTTttatttgaatcaagctaattCCTATAAATatagattttttcttttaaaaagtaatatttttttatttcaaagaaactaatagacaaataaaataaataaataaaaacaaaaagctAAACCAACGGTTATAAGAGACTCAAAGATCCTACTCCCTAACAACATTAAAACCTCCCAACAACTTAAATTAGGAGCATTGACTATTATTTTCTACAAATATACACAATCTTGTAATAACCTTTACTTTTCAcatacacaaatatatatatatatatatatatatatatatatatatatatatatatatatatatatatatatatatatatatatatatatatatatatatataaaagccccAAAATCACTAAGATTAAGTTAAAACCATCTAggaactattattattatttttacacacacacccgCCACACACCTTtccacgccatagtgggatttcaccatttATGGGTTTTGAACCtaagaccttgtgttgaaactcctcagagtctaccactagagTAATGACTGAAACCCTATATAAATACTTCTTACAAACACTACTTTGCCGAACATACCCAATtcgaaataaaaattacaaattccAACTCTAAAttcaatatataaaaaaaaacactctTCAATTCAACAGTTATTCCTATTCGAATAAAAAACCAACACTACCAATTAATAAACCTAATCTCATAAAATTAAGATAATGAATCTAATCATAGAAAGTTAAGATGATAAATCTAACATAAAATTTGATTATTTagaataaattttcatgatttgtaCACAAAAAATCATGGCTAAAATGCATGATTTGTGAGAAACAACCAGTAAGTAAAATGCATAATTTGTACATGCTTAAATTGTACATATTAAGTggtttgaaaacacaaatatagtgtGTCCGAACTCAGATTTCGGGTACTTGGCGTATACTTTATACCCGAGATCCACGTCATGActtgtacactaagtgtacttaaACTATTTGATATGCTTACACAAAATTCGCCTAACTAGTAGTACTACTATAGATATAAGTTCCATTCACACTTAACCGCATCTCATGAATAAGAAATCGATCATCAATTTCAATCATCAATTATTAACATAGTTAAGGACTATTCCATTCGAAGTATTATGCAATACGATAAATTTTGTCCAACAAACTTGAAAGAAATAATTAATAATCCAATAACATCAAATAGAATTAAAATGATAATCATGACCGGTCTAGGTCGGTAACTTCTTCATCCTTCAAATAGGGTCACGTGTCCCTTAAGTCATTTTCTGGCTCGACCACTACTCATGTTCTTGAGCCACTAGCTCACCCTCAATCACATCTGTATGATTTTACATTAATACAAGGTAAGCTACCCAAACCTAGTGAGAAATCCCAGCATGTTTCTTTATATTGACTTATAATAGAATAACAACAATTATATACAATGTAAGTTgagaaagaaaatgcaaatgcTATGCaatatgtgaatgcatgaataTATCAAGTGGAAATCTGTTCACTTGCTTGAGTTGAAAACCTATCAACTCGTATCTGTCCCTTGGTGGTAGGCTTCTACCATTTGTTAGGCATAGGCAAGTCTCACATCTACTCATTGAATAAGCTTCCACTAATATAATTGGCTTATGATAATGATTCTACCATGTATATAATTCAAAGAGGTCTCCTAGAAATTCAACACATGTTGTGCATGCAAATGATAGATGCACAAGCATATCAAGTAGTCGCGAATAATGCATTGTATAAATtattccaatttttagatttgaATCAATACAATCTCATACTATCCAATAATATTAGTATATCATTTGATTCATGTCTAATTAGTAATTCAACATATAGGTTGCATCAAGACAGTAAATTAGATCATTAATTATACAATACATTAATCAAAccatatcattattattatattaatacagAAATCATATGTTTATCCAAATAAAGTAAGAGTACGATACAACTAATCGAGTAAGAGTACATAACAACCACATCAGCGTAAGTATACAACATATCAAACAATCCATTTATTTTAACTTAATGGAAGAGAAACACATCGGGCTCACTCACCTTGATGCGGTAGAGATGATTTTGTAAATcaatggtttgatttgaattagaattctttaaaatcacataaatgaaaattattttataatctaTCTAGTTtacatggtgggggccacctttgATCAATCTAAAtccatttaaataataaaatatctcATTTAAATGAATTTATAAATTATGAACCAATATTATAAAATTAAAGTGTTGTTAGAATTAGCCCATTGAAATTTCTATAGATTCGGGCTGTTTTCAATAACAGTACTGGAAGTTGATTTTTCTGAAAGTTCGGGTGGCATTatgtaatattttaaaattttatgcaaTAACTTCTAATTTCACAAAAAATTCTATTTTAGccttgaaatttcaaaattttatgcaGTTTGTGATGTTTTACATGATTTTTTGAGGATTTATCTACTTTGATAATTTAATGTTTGAATCACTTTTGATAGATAGATCAAGGCCAACAATTAATCATTACTTGATCAATTTCAAGGGACAATTGATGATCATCTTGATCCGATCATCTATACATTAATTTATTACAATTCCTAACAATCACATTGATTGGTCAATGCGGTACACTAGATGGTTACATCGATTATCAAATCTGGATGTCGTCATTATCTGATGTCCAGATTTTGATAGTCGGTCCATATTGAGTTAGATTTCAACCATCCAATGGTTCTACACAATAAATCAACATATGATTCATTATTTACCATTTTCTCATATCGATGCAGCCCATTCAATGGTCTGATCGATCtgaaatttaagattttaattaaTTATGTTATTAGGAATATGATGAACGGTGATGTTTTAATCACACATTTAAGATTATGTCATATAATTCTGTATGCCAAGTTGTACATTGCACAGAGAATTATTCTTCCATTATTAATTCAATTTCCTTAAATTAAAGAAGAACATTGGTAAATCTATGATCGGCACGGTCCATTGAGGTGTTGAATAGGTCTGATTCTTAAAATTATTACATAATTTAGTCCTAAAAAATCTGTAAATTGTAAAAATCGCATCGATTTATATCCATCATGGAGAGTCCCACATTGTGCACATCAGCCCTAAAGTTATGTGCATCAACGTACCTTTAAACATGAATGAGTTAGATGTACACAAATTCATTCAATGTGTAAATCAATGTTGAATTAAACTAGTACAGAAAGATGGTTCGTTGAGAGATTACGAGATATATGAGAGAGTTTGGATAAGGAGAGATGATTCGTTGATAGACTACGAGATATGTAGCAGAGTTTGAATTAAGAGAGATGGTTCATTgagagtagaggtgtacacgaactgagctagctctgttagttcgctcgactcgactcgaaaaagcttgattcgacttggtttaaaattgagttcgagccgagtcaagctgattttttgagctcgaaaatgagtttgagccaagttcaagttggCCCCAGTTCGATTCGACTCTGATCgaacctagctcgactcgactcggatcgaacccagctcgaaccagttcggtgactctgTTACTCtactattgatgttgctcaccaagtgtttgataaaatgccttaaagaagtgtggctagtggcaaggaaggtatgtatatgaaaccaacacacttttttcttgatttttatgttgcttaaaaggtgtttgataaaatacctgtaaaaccattgctactgtcttaaatacagtgaaattttgaaggtgcagtccaggtgtttgtgaacatgctgcaatggcgaactcggcttgatcctggctcgaactagcccgagttgctaaccgaaccgagctgagctggccagtcaggctcgaggactgagccgagccgaggttagctagtggccgagccgagttgaggctagctcgactcggttcaactcgatgtacatcTCTAATTGAGAGACAATGAGATATGTGAGAGAGTTTGGATAAGGAGAGATAGGATGAAATCAACGGCTCTCACTTACTTAAaattcattttttgaaaaaaaattaatttaattttaaaaactaggTATTAAATAGTAGATAGATTTATGCTTTGGATGAATTATATGCTTTGAATTTTGTGTACATAAAATAGTGGATGGATTATATGCTTTGGATGGCTAATCAAAGTTCCAAatctaaattattttttatgattaGATGGTAGTCCAAATTGTAAAGATTTGGGCTGCCAAAAAGTCACAAAATTCCAGCAGTTAATAGGATCACTCAATCACAATTTCACATATAAACAATATTTCAAATCTCCAACAACAATAAATAAGTTAATTTAAAACAAATATTAGTTTAAATAACTTAATATAAACAATAGTTCAAATTTCCTGTTGCACCCACATCATCCAAAAGTAGCCCACGAACTCAAAAATTTCTAACagacagtgggcccacatgattatAATTTCACACATACACAAATTTAAATTTTCAACAACAATAaacaaattattttaaaataaataaatgtttaaataacttaatataaataataattcAAAGTTTCAACCACACCCACATCGTCCAACAATGGCTTACAAACTCACAAATTTTCAGTAGTTAGTGGGTCCACATGATCACAATTTcacatatataaataatattacaATTTTCAGCAAGAATAAATAagttaatttaaaatatatacaaGATTAAACAACTTAATATAAACAATAGTTCAAATTTCTAGCCACACTCACATCGTCCAATGGTGGCACACAAACTCATAAATTTCTAACAATAAGTGGGCCCACGCGATCACAATTTCAGATATATAAACAATACTTCAAACTTCTAGtaacaataaataaattaataaaacatcatagtgggggccCATAATAGACTCCACATAGTTCCACCTACTAGGGTGAGGGCTTACCCTGATATACagaacatagagagagagagaggtcaacGGAGGGCTATGATTCGATGGGAGGGAGAAAATGTGAGGGTGAGAGGCAAATAGGGCTTTTTCACTTAATTTTTTGTTACCCAACTTTATATTATTATGGCATTTGCCATCCAATAATTAAGAACACATTCGACTGCAAATGCACTCAAAATTTTCAGTCAAAAATTTCCCAGCATTTTCACATAGCGATGGTTGAAAACAAAACGAAGAGGAATGCTTGTCATTCACACTGTTCTCTTGTTGTAGCTGCACCTGAGTCACTTATGGGCCGTTTTTAGGACATTAGTCAAGAAATAAGCagcatccaatactcaagtgacgTGATGATACGGCTCTTtcttgtgatgtttgtgagaaatccacccggttcGTCCTtttattagattattttaggacttgaAATCTTAGGCTCAGGTGAGCTGCACTAAAATAAAAGGGAAATTCCTACCTTTAAAATCTCCGTGGATTCGACATTGTTGTTTACACACCATCCCTACCGTTCAGAACGTCATTCATATTTGGAtggattgaaaacacaaatattagcctgattcaaaacttccgtggccccacgaatgtttcaaccgcggacattcaatcatcacgttttcggcccacttgagtaccGGATACCGATCGTTTCTGaagttatatcataaaatgagctaacaaaactgatggacggggtggatttctcacaaacatcacggtgagtcccACCTAAGTTCGGCGCCCATGAACTTCGTGCGAAAGGCATTAGCGagaaatccgcgtccctcgtCTTCCAAGCCACGTCCCCTCTACTGGTCAGCAGCaattttagggtctgtttgggagaCGCCTAAAAAAAATGCGGTCGCCACATCGCTctcaccatcatccgaccatcTCTCTCGCGATCTCTCAATCTCTCCGTCTCCCCATCTCTCCGTCTCGTTTGCATCTCAATCCCTCCGTCTCTCGCCTACCTCTTTCTCCGCTGCCCCGCCcaacaagaagaaagaaagaaaatgagtaCTGATTTTTTCtcatctcttccttcatctttTTTCCTTGTTACCTGTTTGGGAGATTCGAAAGTAATTGGGTAGAAAATGTCATTTTCCAAGAATgtgtttttataaaaaaaaacattttcctaTTCTTTGGAAAATAGCTTTCAAAGTAATCGTTACTTTCTCTCCTTTCCATAATCAAATCAGGCAGGCAATTTTTCTTCGTGCATTTGAACTGAATTCCGATGAAATTCACACCTTTTGTGATGATTGATCGTCGAATTTGGATAACATTTTTGTTGTTTCCATAAATGGATgcgttttctctctctttttctgttAATGATCTATTAATGTACACCCTTGTCagaggggtggcaatgggcttgGGTGGCTCCCCCTAATAGGGGTTGAAATAGGTCGGATCGACTGGATAAGTCATTGGACTGACCTAGCAAATAGTGGGTCTCCCTACAAAGTTAAGGTCCATGGGGCGGGTCTGGGTCCAAAAGTTGGATCTGAAGTACTACATGGGTTGGGTATAGGTCttctcagggcctgtttggatagtgaaTTAGGACTAATGAATTGtgaaagtgcaatgattacaaattacaatacctGTCTCCTTGTCACTAGCTAATTTGACCGAAAATTCCAATGATGTTTGGATAGGTCAAATCAACAAGAAAAATACACTGATTTACTGCAATGTACTGTAGATTTGTAATGATTGCAAATTTCTTTACCGTTATCCAATTACATCTGCATTTGACCAAATTACGTTCCAAATTTAGTATTAAAGCAAACACTTGAGGATCGTAATGATGGCACTTTTGAACTACAATACTGTCGTATTGGCTATCCAAACAGGAATCAACCAGCCAGACCCAATATTTAAATGGGTCCAATTTGAGTCATATTAAAATGGGccaatttagggcctgtttggccgggcagattggatgggattggatggtattagagtggattgcatggatttcaaggtaatgatagctgcgtcagtggattggtgcaagatctatgggattgctatatcctgggattgctatatcgggtctgtttggcatgcccggccaatcccgggattaaaccttccaatccctttcaatccctcgaaccaaacacgtccgaggcaattttgaagggattagggtggattggatgggatttaaaggtaatgatggtgatgtcagtggattgtcttaagatccatgggattgctatatcccgggatcaggatcccgtgtctgtttggcacgcctggccaatcccgggatctatcttccaatcccttctaatcctttccaatcccatccaatctgccaggccaaacaggcccttagagttgGCTTGGAACCAGATCTAATCCAGGCCCAAGAAAAAGTAATTGTTAGGCATatgggtttattattattattttaacttcgGCTAGACTACAACAGTGGTTTTGAAACATGGTTACCCATCCACTACTCGTGCCAATTTGGACCGTGTGATTTGTGGGCCACATTGTCAAAGGAGAATATACAAAAATCATACTAAATGGACACCCTAACCATCTGATATTGCCCATTGAATTTGTTGAAATTTTATTCATTGCCATTAACGTTGAAAGCCACCacccattggatggatggtttggaacaTTATTTGTGTGAGAACTCAATTGTAATGTCTATACGCAACCCAAACTTGATTCATATCCTACCAAACCCCAACCATCTGTTAGATGGTTCTGGTCTGGGTGGGTGTAGGTCCTCATGTACCCATAACTGACCCATTAAATAAGTGCACAACTATTTTTGACTTGGACCCAGCCCAAACCTGACCTGAATTTTAATGGGTTGGGTCTGGGTCCGAAATTCTGACCTGATTCTTAAATGGGCTGGGTTGAGGGCCGAGTTTGGCGGGTACCTGTTAGTTAGGCATGCAGATTAGGCTTAAAGCCTGATCAATTTCCAGGCTAGGCTTGGGCTTAGATTATTTTAGCCCAGCCCAACTTTCTTTTTATTGTGTATACATGTACCGTGAATACTGATATTTTCCACTCaaattcctttttccaaggacATGAGAAATAATTTAGACCAAACGTAAGGGCATTTAGGTGACTCGGAAGTGCTCCATACGAGCATTTTCCTCCTTTTAAAATGTTAATGCAATTAGCCCTTGCGTGTAGCCTGCTGCTATtgtagggagttatttgatacttcaGAATGCTTGATTTGCAGGGACTAAGAagtttgtacatgtggcatacataatCTCAAATTAAACTAACTAAATTGTGTAGCTCAATGTTGCTAAGTTACAGTCCCAAAGTCAGATTGCTTGAACGATTGTAATCTTTGATTCGTCAACACGTTGGTTGAAACATGACTATTCGATATGTTTCATTTTgaatgaatgtccaccaatctgacaaTTAGATAATCAAATGAGCACAATTTTTTTATTCATGATACGCCTGATATAAGACCTATGAGTTGAATTAATTGTTCTCGACATGCAATTTCTAAACAATTTCCAAGTGTGTGATATAAGACCTACGAGCattttcctccttttcttctGTGCATGTTCTTCAACTGAATCGGACTGGCTCGGGCTGGGCCTAGCTGGACCTGCTATACTAGGCTCATGCCTGGCTCAAGCCTTGGGCCTCATAGCATCAGGCCGGTTGCCACCTCTAATCATTATGTGTTCAAATCATGGGCAGTACTTTGAATTCCATGATTTTGTGGGAAATACTCTGAAGTTTGCATGCTGATTTTAGCTGGCAATTGAACTCGGAGATTACATTGTTTGAGTTTCCTTTATTTTTCTATTTCCCGTACATGAGTTTTCTGAATTCTGATAAATCAAAATGCATTTAATGTTGAATCAGGTACTTTGAAATCAGAGATATAAATGAAATTCCCTTAATTTGATGGGCATTTGGATCTCAAGATTGCATTGTTGTTTTTTAGCTACAAATCTGCAAATTGGGCATTTCTGCATTGGATAGTTGTTTATTAGTGTGTATATTGGGATCAATTAGAGGTATAGAATAAGAAAGAATGGACGTCCCAATATTGGAGGTAGGACATGATCAAAAGACGCTTGATTCAATGATGGAGGGTGGGCCAGTGTTTCACTGTGATCTTTGTGATTCTGAATTGGTGAACAAGATAGTACTACTCTTGCTCACAGGATTATCGTCAGCTTGTGTTGATAACACCACCGGCGATCTATTCAAGAGCCCTGCATTGGTGGCTGTTGATATGAGAAAGGAGATGGTAGATTATCTTATCCAACggagtgaaacacatgttgcagAAACCGTGATTGAAGAAGATAATCCGGATACAGAAACCTCCGATCATCCCACTGATATCATTGAGGATTTTCTTGACGATTTCACTAGTTTAAAGCGGAATATGCTTAGCCGTGTTTCAGGGTGGTTACTTAGTGAAAGGAGAGAGGACAAGATAGATGACTTCGTACAGGAGATGGAAATTAATGGGTTTTGGTTGATGGATAGGAGGGCATCTGTTGCACAGACTCTTCTGAGGAATGTCGATTTCAAGAATGAGTTCCACTGCGAAATGAAATTCGACACCATCGAAGAGCTCTCAGAGCATAAAAGTCAATGCATTTTCAGGTCTTTGAATTGTACGAATGAGGGCTGCAATGCTAGATTTTGTGCGGTCCACAAGGAGAAGCATGAAGGAATTTGCCCATTCAAGGTTCTTCCATGCGAGCAGAAGTGTTCAGCGATGATCGTGAGGCATGAGATGGACAGGCATTGTATTACTATTTGCACCATGAAGCTCGTGAACTGCCCTTTTTACCCCGTGGGCTGTCAATCTGCTTTTCCAGTGTGTACCATTGAGCAGCACTGCTCAGAGTTTCTTCGTTCACATGTGATGCACATCCTTCATGTAATTCATAAGCAGGTGGCATCGGAGGACAATCTGAAACAACACATGGAAGCTCTGGAGAAGGTGAGTCTTTCTTCCATGGCTGTCTGATTTTCCTGTTATtggtgcatttttatttttttgttttcaatttccGCTTTATATTTGAAGATATATTGTTGgtaaaactgtttttttttttgtttatgtttCTCTATTTCTTTGAATCCCATGCAATTGTATTGCCTAGATTAGGAGTCTGTTTGGAATTTCTTGATTTGCAGTTGACTGGATGCACTCCTCCATAATTGCAGGTGGAATAATAACAGCTTTCAGTGTTGTTCCTATCCCACTTGCTATTTGGAGTAGAAAAATGGGGAAATAGGATCCTGCCTGATTCAGTTCTTGCTTCACATTCTCACCCCAATTGCAAGGCGGATTGGTTCTTCATTCTGAGTATCTTGGACTCAGGGAACCAAATTGCAATATATTACTTTTAAGTTGGACTTGTGTGAAACTTAACTGCAACTTGATGGATACTCACGCATCATGAGTCATGACTATTAGGAAACATCTTAGAACTTTTTATAttctcttgattaaactgaacTTGTCAATATTCTCTTTTGTAATGATCTCCTATTAACCAGTCTGTAAATAACTTCCGTGAGAACTCATCCCGTGtattgtgtgcatgacatccagcCCATTCATCAGATGTGTTGCCTCATGAAACCtctaggcccaaaaatcagcctgattcaaaatttAGGTGAGCCACAGCAAAGGGAACCAAAGCGAGAGGGCACCCTGCCCTTGATTTTCACTGGGGCCCAAATAAGTtgcaaaacagcctgattttttgcatgacccttcatccaagccagatGAAAGGTCTGCATGGCCTGGATGCATATACCACAACACATGGGATTAGTTCTTGAAGGGTTCTCACATGTTCTCATGAAAACTAGTTTGTAGGAGAAATTTTTCCTCCAAACATAGTCTAAAATATGAACTATCATCTTTCTATGTCTTCCCCCACCCTAACTTCTACTGTAGAACTAAGTGCTATTTGTTGATGGAAATTTGATTTTCATACCTGGAATCATGAAACTTAGAATACTTTAAACTAATTCAGGTCTCTTCCTTATACCTGCAAGGCCACATTCCTATAGGTAGCAGCCAATCATGGTTTACTTCCAATCCTGGACAGATTCTGTCATGACTGTTTTTAgcattttcattttctaattttccTATGGTTGAATAATGCAACTAAGCAATTTCTACGTTATGGAAGCTgaagttttgatcaagttgtCAAACTTGCTAGAATACTTGGTTTTTCACAGGAATGCCAAGAAGACAGGAAGATGTATTCATTTTAGAAGATTGTAATGTGTTTCATTGAGATGCTTGAAACACATTGTAAAAACCCATTTTGTGGAAtagtgaaaaagaaaaaggaaaattggCTGGTAATTATGACTGATTTGCTTGATGCAGTTAGGTGGTTTAACAATGAATCCTATGCTTGGAGATTAGCCAGTCTGTTTGGCGAGAGGTTTGATATTCGTGCTAGAGTTTGGGTTAGAATGTTGTCGGATATACAATTAAAGGCTATTAAACTCGCAGAATttgggctctttcattcctttgGAATGTTTTCATCAATAATAGAAGTTTTCTAGGGGGGTCCTTGAGATGGTGGCTTGCTCGCTCCAGCATCTCTGTGCATGTGGCACACCACTAAGGCAATCTGAACTATTTATTTGGCTGACTACCACCTAAAGGGCCTCTAGCTCAAAACTCCACCTCTCGGACAACCTTAACGCTGGCATTGGAGGCCCGGCATGAAGTATTTGCAACAATTGGATGACTAAGATTCCCTGATCATTGATAGTTTTTGGGTCATGTCCTGTCCATGtagtggcccatcagatcaacagttcgATTGCCTAGAATATTTTCCACATGATTGATGGACTACCTGAGGAGAGTGAGCCTCCATGTCATTTCCCTCAATGACGTTGTTTACttgtaaaaagaaagaaacaagcgAGAAAAAAATCGTGAACTATGAAACGTCCTCAAAGTCTATAGGGTTTCCAGGCCCTGTTGGTATCCACTTCTGTTTTGCTGCCCATTGGAAGAATATGAGGGGGTGTCAAGGCTGCAGGGAATGCTTGCCTGTTCATGGATAGGTCGTAAGATTACAAATTACAAGAATATGTTAATTACCAAAGCCTGCAATAATTTTAGCAAGTTTTGATGCAATGTCATCATATTAATGCACCATTTCATATCCAGGCAATAGATGTTGACACCAGTGCAATCAAAGGCAGCACAGGTGCACGCCTAGGCATTTTGCACAACTTGCCTGGACCCTGGTTGTGGCATTCACCTTGGGCATTCGCCCAGGTATGCAGCTTCTTCTTGAGTGCATCCAGGTGCACCTGCAGTACATGTGGCATTCTACATGAGGTTGATTCCCTTTTGAGCACCTGATatgtgtgggttttttttttttgcttttctttctttcatccttcaaaaaaataaatttatgtgTG
This region of Magnolia sinica isolate HGM2019 chromosome 1, MsV1, whole genome shotgun sequence genomic DNA includes:
- the LOC131218293 gene encoding uncharacterized protein LOC131218293, with the translated sequence MDVPILEVGHDQKTLDSMMEGGPVFHCDLCDSELVNKIVLLLLTGLSSACVDNTTGDLFKSPALVAVDMRKEMVDYLIQRSETHVAETVIEEDNPDTETSDHPTDIIEDFLDDFTSLKRNMLSRVSGWLLSERREDKIDDFVQEMEINGFWLMDRRASVAQTLLRNVDFKNEFHCEMKFDTIEELSEHKSQCIFRSLNCTNEGCNARFCAVHKEKHEGICPFKVLPCEQKCSAMIVRHEMDRHCITICTMKLVNCPFYPVGCQSAFPVCTIEQHCSEFLRSHVMHILHVIHKQVASEDNLKQHMEALEKSPSFSKLSKARDPRSLTLAVKEQEAKIEKKAEDDGVDS